The Azospirillum sp. TSH100 region GGCGGACGGGTGGCGGCAGATCGTCAGCGGGCGGTGACACGGGTGGCGGCGCGGGGCACCACCGGCGGGATGAAGGGCACGCGGGGGGCGGCCAGCGCGCCGGCGTTCGACCAGCGGTCCAGCATCAGCTTGGCGCGGTCGGGAGCGACATGGTCGGGCGGCGCCTCGAACTTGTAGCCGCGGCCATAGACCGTCTCGATGTAGCGGCCGCCACCGGTCGCCGTGTCGATCTTCTTGCGCAGCTTGCAGATATAGACGTCGATCACCTTGTCGAGCGGATCGGAGCCGGACAGGCCGTAGACCTCCTCGTAGATGTGCTCCTTCGACACCACGCGGCGGTGGTTGAGGGCCAGCACCGACAGGATCGCATGCTCCCGCTGGCTAAGGCGCAGGCGCTCGCCATCCACCTCCGGGTCGCGGCCATCGAGGAAGACGGTCAGGCGGCCGACCGTCACCGCATTGCTGGTCAGCCCGTAGGACCGGCGGCGGATCGCCTCCAGGCGGGCACGGATCTCGGTGCTGACCACCGGCTTCACCAGCACGTCGTCGGCCCCCGCCCGCAGGATGCCGGCGGTGGTGTTGGCGCAGCGCCGCTCGATGAGGCAGATGATCGCGGCGGTCACGTTGCGGGCACGCAGCATGGCGACGCAGGCCTCGGTATCGCCGACATCGCCGATGATGATCGCATCATGGGTGATGTCGGCGGAGCCATGCCCGCCCACCAGATCGCGCAGGCCATTCAGGTCCAGGCGGTCATGGTTAACCTTGCACAGGGCGAGTTGCTTGCCGATGGCATCGGCGATCAGATCGGCTGGCTCAATCAGCAAAGCCTGCATTGGATTCTCCATTGTCGAGCAAGCGCAGATAAAGCATTGATTTTTACGCAATTGCGTCCATGTCACATGCTTATCACAGCCTCAAAAGAACCTATCGAAAGGCGACGTGTCAACAGATTGGGGTACCCGGATAGACATAGGCACGACCCAGGTTTTACGAGGTTTTAATGGTTCCGTTCGATTAAAGACTGGATAAATTTTTATTCATGTGGGGTTTTACTTGGAAACTCCGCGTGAATTTCGAGTGATCGCCGGGAACAACCATTAATTCGTTTGCCATCTATGGTTAACGGCAGTGATGAGATTGAAAACCGGCGCTTACAAACATGAACGCTGGTTTAACCCTGATGTCCTACGGTCGCCACGCATCCGTGTTTGAGGAGGTTCCATGTCCGGAACGAAGGCGTCCGTCCTTGCGGCGGCCGTGGCCGCTTTTGGCCTGCTCGCCCTGGGAGGCTGCGCGCAACTGTCGCAGGCCCCCGACAGCGATTACCGCCAAGCCCTTGAAAAAGCGCTGACCGCCGGCCAATGCGACGGCGATGCGGTGCGCGACCTGTGGTCCGCCTATGGGCGATGGTACGGAGTCGCGGCCTCCATCGCCGGCCATCCGATGACGGACGAGGCCGCCGTCCTGCTGCGCCAGGGCGACCAGTTCCGCATTCTGAACTGCACGGAGGTGGCGCGTGCGTCCTACCAGACGCTGATCCGCCGTTTTCCGGCGGACAGATTTTCCCCGCTGCGCGACGCGGCCCAGGCGTCGCTGCGGACACTGCCGGCGCCACCTCCCGTTGCCGGTGGTCCGATCCCGGTCATGCCCAGCCAACCCAGGCCGCCCGCGGGGATTTGAGACCTGCGGAGATTTTCAGGATGGCACGGGCTGCCCGCCACGGCGCGGCCATCATGGTCCCGAAGGGGCGCTCCAATGGGGCGCTCCGACAGGACGGTTCGACGGAGCCCGGCAGATGCCCGGAAATGGCGAAGGCTGCCAACCCGTTCCGGTTGGCAGCCTTCAGAATGGTGGTCCCGACTGGGATTGAACCAGTGACCCCTACGATGTCAACGTAGTGCTCTCCCGCTGAGCTACGAGACCACGGGAACCCAAAAACTGTCGCTCCAGTCATGGAGCGGGCGAAGGGATTCGAACCCTCGACCCCAACCTTGGCAAGGTTGTGCTCTACCCCTGAGCTACGCCCGCAAAGTGGCGCGAGTGACGGGACTTGAACCCGCGGCCTCCGGCGTGACAGGCCGGCGCTCTAACCAACTGAGCTACACCCGCGCTGAGGAGCGGCGCCTTTTACAAGGCTTCACCCCGACAGACAAGACCTAAAACAAACCCAAACCTTCAGAAGTGGTGGAGCCAAGGAGGATCGAACTCCTGACCTCTACAATGCCATTGTAGCGCTCTCCCAGCTGAGCTATGGCCCCACTATACTTCTGCACCTCTTCACCAACACTTGGAGTGTTGGTGCGCTTGGAGGGACTCGAACCCCCACGGCCTTTCAGCCACTAGGACCTGAACCTAGCGCGTCTACCAATTCCGCCACAAGCGCTTTCCCCGCACCGCGTTGGGCGCCGCGGGGAGCGCTTATGTAGCGGGATGGATCGCGGCCCGCAAGCAGAGAATTCACCCTTCCCGAAAATTTTTCCCAAGCCCGTTCCGGCGGGCCAGAACCGCCAATCCAACCGCCGCCACCGTCATAATCGCAGCCCCCGCGGCAACCCCGGCACCGACGCGCCACGCCGTCCGGTTCACGTCGCCGAACAGCGTCGCCCCGCGCAGGATGGTCGCCGCCATCGGCTCCGGCCGGTCGGGATCGAGCAGGCGATCGTCGACCAGCCGGCACTCGGCCTCGCTCAGCGGCTCCGGCTCCAGCGGGCGGAGCGAACGGCCGTCGGGCCGCATCAGCCGGTCGACCGTGGCGGTCAGCGACCCGGTCGCCTCCTCCGTCCGCTCCACCTCCTCCACCGCGACGCCCAGATGCTCCGCCATCAGGCGGGTGCGAACGGAGCGGATGGCGCGGCAGACCTCCGGCCGCTCGCCGTCAGGGCATGCGCCGTCCGGGCTTTCAATGGCGAGGTCGCACTCGCTGTCCAGCCCCTGGGAGCGGTTGTTGATGTTGGACGACCCCACCCGCAGCAGCCGGTCGTCGACCACCAGCACCTTGGCGTGGACATAGATGCCCTGCCCGCCCGCGGTCACCGGCGCCAGGATGCGGAAGCGTCCCTGCGGATCGCGTTCGCGCAGGCGCTGGACCAGCAGCGAGCGGGCGCTGCCCATCGCCTCCTCCTCGACCCAGCCGGGGGTGCGCTCCGGGTTGACCACCACCACCTCGGGTCCATCCGGCTCCGCCAGGCGGGCGGCGATGGCACCGACGATGCGCTGGGAGGCGAAATACTGGCTTTCCAGATAGATGAACCGACGGGCGGCGGCGATGGCGGCCAGATACAGCGCCTCGATCTCGCGCACGCCGCGCTTGCCCGTCTTGTCACGCCCCTCATCATCGGCCATCGGATCCGTGCGGGCGATGGCGACGGGGATGTCGCGGAAGTCGGGCTCCAGATTCTCCGGCCAATAGGGCTCGACCGGCGGCGGCGGGATCAGTTCCTCGCCGGTCGCCCGGCGCCAGCGCTCCCGCGCCAAGTCGCCCAGCGCCCGCGCGGCGTCGCCGTCGACCGCCGTGGTCACGTCATGGAAGGGGCCGTAGGGCTGACCGTTCGGCCGCACCCGGCGGGGATCGCCGTCGCGATGGTCGGGGGTGTCCCAGCGGTCGGTGGTCATGTCGATGCCGCCGCAGAAGGCCAGCGCGTCGTCGATGATGGCGATCTTCTGGTGGTGGCAGGCGCCCGGCGGATGGGCGGAGTCCAGGCGGAAGCGCAGGCGCCGGCTGCTCATCCAGTCGAGCAGCACCAGCGGAGTCCGGCCGCGGAACGGCATCTTCAGGACCGACAAATCCCATTTCAGCACGTTGATCGTCAGATCCGGCCGCACCCGGACGATCCAGGACAGGAAATCGCCCAGCTCGTTGGGGACGTCCGGCATCGGGTCGTCGGGTTCGAGCTTGATCCGGGTGTCGAAATCCCAGCCGATCAGCATCACCGTATGGCGGGCATGGAGGATCGCCGCCTTGATCCGGGCGAAATAGGCGGCGGCGTCGATGATGACCGCCATACGGTCGGCCTTCTCAAGCCGCCAGCAGGTCCGGCCGGGCACCAGCACCGGGCCGGCCGGGGTCGGTATGAAGCCTCGTCGGGCAGTTCCCGGCGTCGCAGACATGTGGACCCTTCCTTCCGGCATCGCGGGGTCGGCAGCGGGACCGCTGCCGTGCCTTCGATGAACCCCGCGGGCCGGCGGACGGTTCCGCTTCCCGCCTCAGCTCGTCCGGAATCGCAGCTGCATGCGGTGCCGGTAGGTCTCGCCGGGATCGAGCCGCGCCGACGGGAAATGGCCGATGTTCGGGCTGCCGGGGAAGCGCTGGCATTCAAGCGCCAGACCGGCGAAGCGGCGATAGGGCTGCCCGCCCTTGCCGACGATCTTCTCGCTGAGATAGCCGCCGGTATAGACCTGAAGGCCGGGCTGGTCGGTCGCCAGCTCCATCCGCCGGCCGCTGCCGGGATGCTCCAGCACCGCCACCGGCCGCAGCTCCCCCGCCGGTCCCTCCAGGCACCAGTTGTGGTCGAAGCCGAAGCCGCCGACGGCGTCCAGCGCCTCGCTCAGCACCACCCCGCCGCGCAGGTCGAAGGGGGTGCCGTCCACTGGCCGCACCTCCCCCGTCGGGATCAGGTCGGCGCCGACCGGCGTGGTGAAACCGCCGCGCACCGTCAGCCGGTGGTCGCGCAGGTCGCCCGACGCATGCCCACCCAGGTTCCAATAGCTGTGATGGACGATGTTGACGATGGTCGCCCGGTCGGTCGTCGCCGTCATCCGGATGTCCAGCACCCCGTCCTCGCCCAGCTGGTAGCGGGTCGTCGCCGTCAGCGTCCCGGGATAGCCCTGGTCGCCGTCGGGCGAGACCAGGGTGAAGGTGACGGCATTCTCCGCCTCCTCCACCTGGGCGTCCCAAATCCGCCGGTCGAACCCGTCCGGCCCGCCATGCAGCTGGTTCGGCGGCTCGTTGACGGCCAGCCCGTAGCGCACGCCATCCAGCGAGAAGGCCGCCCCGCCGATGCGGTTGCCGTAGCGGCCGCAGGTGGCGCCGAAATAGGCGTCGCTCGCCAGGTAATCCGCCAGCCGGTCGAAGCCCAGCACCACGTCGGCCGAAACTCCATCCCGGCCGGGAACCAGCATCCGCACCAGCCGGGCGCCATGGGCGGTCAGCGTCGTCTCCAGCCCGCCGGCAGACAGGATGAAGCCCTCGACCGGCCGTCCTTCGTGCGTATCGAACAGAAATCTCTCGATGGGCATCACGCCTCCGCCGGTTCGCCGCCGCGGCCGGCCCAGACCACCAGCAGACCCTTCTGCAACAGGATGAAGACGAACAGCAGCACGCCGATGGCGATCTTGGTCCACCAGCTGCTCAAGCTGCCGTCGAAGGTGATGTAGGTCTGGATCAGCCCCTGGATCAGCACGCCGACGAAGGTGCCGACGACATAGCCGTAGCCGCCGGTCAGCTGCGTGCCGCCGATCACCACCGCGGTGATGGTGTCCAGTTCCACGCCCGTAGCCGCCAGCGAATAGCCGGCGCCGGTGTAGAGCGAGAAGACGATCCCGGCCAGCCCGGCCAGCAGCCCCGACAGCCCGTAGACCGCCACCGTCGTCCGCGCCACCGGCACGCCCATCAGCTCCGCCGACTGGCGGTTGCCGCCCAGCGCATAGAGGTTGGCGCCGAAGCGCGTCCAGTGCGCCAGCACCACCGCCGCCAGCACCACCCCCAGCATCAGCAGCGCCGGCAGGCTCAGCTTCAGCCCGAAGTCGAAGCGCAGCGCCATGTCGTTCAGCTCGCCATAGAGCGGGTGGTTGATCGGCACCGAATCGGTGGTCAGGACGAAGCCCAGGCCGCGGGCGATGAACATGCCGGCCAGCGTGACGATGAAGGGCGGCATCTGGAAGACATGGATCACCCCGCCCATCGCCGCGCCGAATCCGCCGGCGGCGATCAGCGCCACGGCGAAGGCGGGAATGGGGTGCCAGCCGCCCTGCTCGATCAGCACGGCCAACAGCACGGTGGTGAAGCCGATCACCGCACCCACCGACAGGTCGATCCCGCCGGACAGGATGACGAAGGTCATGCCGACCGCGGTGATGCCGAGAAAGGCGTTGTCGGTCAAAAGGTTGCCCACCACCCGCCAGGAGGCGAAGTTGGGGAACTGCGCGGCACAGATCAGGAAGCCCACCACCAGCACGGCGGTGGTGACGATCAGCGGAAGGAACCGCTGGAGTGCACCGGTCATGGTTTCGCCCCTCCGCTGGTCGGCGCCACCGGCGGCTTGACCGTCCCGATCGGCCGGGCGCCCTTGGGCCGCGGCAGCAACAGGGTCAGCGCCGGCGATTGCAGCAGCAGGACGACCAGCAGGACGCCCGCCTTGACGATCAGGTTGAATTCCGGCTTGAAGCCGCTCAGCAGGATGCCGGTGTTCATCGACTGGATGATCAGCGCCCCCACCACCGACAGCACCAGCCCGAAGCGCCCGCCAAGCAGCGAGGTGCCGCCGACCACCACCGCGAGGATGGCGTCCAGCTCCAGCCATAGCCCGGCATTGTTGGCGTCGGCGCCGCGGATGTCGGCGGTGACGATCAGCCCGGCCACAGCCGCGCACAGCCCGCACCAGACATAGACGGCGACCAGAACCACCGGCGTGTTGACGCCGGCCCCGGCGCTCGACAGCCGGTTGACGCCGACCGCCTCGATCATCAGCCCCAGCGCGGTCGCCCGCACCAGCAGCGCCGTGACCGCCAGCGCCACGATGGTCAGCACCACCGGCATCGGGACGGTCAGGAAGGATCCGCTGCCGATGAAGGCCAGCGCCGGGCTGGTGAAGGTGACGATCTGCCCCTCGGTCACCAGCTGGGCGATGCCGCGGCCGGCGACCATCAGGATCAGAGTGGCGATGATCGGCTGGATGCGCAGAACCGCCACCAGCAGCCCGTTCCACAGCCCGCACAGCAGGCCTGCCGCCAGCGACGCCGCCAGCACCGCCGGCAGGCTCCAGCCCGCCCCGGTCATGGTGGCGGCGATGGCGCCGGAGATCGCCATGACCGCACCCACCGACAGGTCGACACCGCGGGTGGCGATGACCATCGTCATGCCGATGGCGAGCAGCGCCACCGGGGCGCCGCGGTTCAGCACGTCGATCAGGCTGCCGAACAGCCGGCCGTCCTGAAGACGGATGGCGAAGAAATCGGGGAACAGCAGCCAGTTGGCCAGCAGAACGGCGATCAGCGCGCCATATTGCGGCAGGTTGCGCGACGGGCCGGGGGCGGACAGCGTCATTGCCGCACCTCCGCGCCCGATCCGGTGGCCGGCGTCTCCGACGCGATGGCGGCGACGATGCGCTCCACGCTGACCTCCCCTCCCCTCAGTTCCGCCACATGGCGGCGGTCGCGCAGCACGACGACGCGGCGGCTGTAGGCGACGATCTCCTCAAGCTCCGACGAGACCACCAGCAGCGCCATGCCGTCGGCGCACAGCCGCTCGATCAGGCGGATGATCTCGGCATGGGCGCCGACATCGATGCCCCGCGTCGGCTCGTCGAGGATCAGCAGCCGCGGTTCGGTCGCCAGCCAGCGCGCCAGCAGCGCCTTCTGCTGGTTGCCGCCCGACAGCAGCTGGATCGGCCGTTCGGCGTCCGGCGTGCGGATGTCGAGCAGGCGGATGAAGCGGTCGGCGATCTCCTCCTGGCGGCGGCGCGGGATCGGCTTCAGCCAGCCCTGCCGCGCCTGGAGCGCCAGAATGATGTTCTCGCGCACCGACAACTCGCCGACGATGCCCTCCTTCTTGCGATCCTCCGGGCAGAAGCCGAAACCGAGTTGCACGGCGTCGCGCGGCCCCTTCAGCCGCACCGCCTGCCCGTCCACCGCCGCCTCGCCCTTGTCGGCACGGTCCATGCCGAAGACCAGCCGCACGGTCTCGGTCCGGCCGGAGCCCAGCAATCCGGCAAGCGCCACCACCTCGCCGGGGCGGATGTCGAGGTCGAAGGGCTCGACGCTGCGCGCCTTGCCGAATCCCTTGAAACTGGCCAGCGGCGGACGGCTGTCCACCTCCGCCGGGCCGAGGTCGATGCGGTGCGCCGCCGCCTCCAGCTCCCGCCCCAGCATCATGGCGACGAGGTCGAGGCGCGGCAGGTCCGCCGTGCGCCGTTCGCCGACCAGCCGGCCGTTGCGCAGCACGGTGATGCTGTCGCAGACCTCATAGACCTGGTCGAGGAAATGGGTGACGAAGACGATGCCGATGCCGCGCGACCGCAGGGTCCGCATCACCCGGAACAGCACCGCCACCTCCTGCGCGTCGAGGCTGGCAGTCGGCTCGTCGAGGATCAGCACCTTGGCCGACATGTCGACCGCCCGGGCAATGGCGATGATCTGCTGGGTGGCGACCGAAAAGCGCCCGAGCGGCGCGGTCACGTCGATGGACAGCCCGTAGGGTTGCAGCACCGCCCGCGCCCGCCGCCGCATGGCACCGCGGTCGACCAGCCCCCAACGCATCGGCTGGCGCCCCAGGAACAAATTCTCCGCCACCGACAGGTTCGGCAGCAGGTTGACCTCCTGATAGACGGTACCGATGTGCAGGCGCTGCGCCTCCTCGACCCCGCGCGGCGCGATCTCCCGCCCTTCCAGCGCCACGGTGCCGCCGTCGCGCTGATAGACACCGGTCAGCGTCTTGATCAGCGTCGATTTGCCGGCGCCATTCTCGCCCAGCAGGGCATGGATTTCGCCATGGCGCAGGGTGAAGTCGACGCCGTCCAACGCCTGGACGCCGAGGAAGGCCTTGGACAACCCACGGATCGCCAGCAGCGGCCCCGAGGAAGATGCGGAAGGGGGAGCGGTGGATGCCGTCATGGCGGACCTCGCCGGATGCGCAACAAAACATGTGAGGCCGCGGGAGGGGTGCTCCCGCAGCCATGGACCTCAACCCCGATCAGTAGGCGTCCTTGCGGCGCTCGTACTCGGCCTTGGCGGTGTCCGGCGTGAACAGCTTCGATTCCGTCTGGATCCACTTCGGCGGCGCCTTGCCATCCTTCTTGAAGGCGATCAGCGCGTCATAGGCCGGACCGGCCATGTTCGGCGTCAGCTCGACCGTGGCGTTCGCCTCGCCCTCGGCCATCGCCTTGAAGATGTCCGGCACGCCGTCGATCGAGACAACCAGGATGTCCTTGCCCGGCTTCAGGCCGGCTTCCTTGATCGCCTGGATGGCGCCGACGGCCATATCGTCATTGTGGGCGTAGACGGCGCAGATCCCCTTGCCGCCATTCTCGGCCTTGATGAAGCTCTCCATCACCTCCTTGCCCTTGGCACGGGTGAAGTCACCGGACTGGGTGCGGATGATCTTCATCCCCGGATTCTTGGCGACGATCTCGTCGAAGCCCTTCTTGCGGTTGATGGCGGGCGACGAGCCGACGGTGCCCTGCAGCTCGACCACGGCGCACTTGCCGCCGGTCTGCTTGGCCAGCCACTCGCCGGCCACCCGGCCCTCATGCACGGTGTCGGAGGTGACGGCGGTCATGTAGAGGCTCTGGTCCTTGGTCTCGATCTGGCGGTCGAGCAGAACCACCGGAATCTTGGCCTCCTTGGCCTCCTTCAGCACCGAGTCCCAGCCGGTCGCCACCACCGGCGCGATGAAGATCGCATCGACGCCTTGGGCGACGAACGAGCGCACCGCCTTGATCTGGTTCTCCTGCTTCTGCTGGGCGTCGGAGATCTTCAGGTCGATGCCGCGCTTGTCGGCTTCGGCCTTGGCGGTCTTGGTCTCAGCCGCGCGCCAGCCCGATTCGGAGCCGATCTGCGAGAAGCCGACGACCAGCTTCTTGTCGGCGGCCTGGACGCCGCCCAGTCCGATGAACAGCGCCGCAGCGGCGGTGGCGGCGGAGATCACCCATTTCCTGGACATCCGATTCACTCCCTAGAGGATTTATGGCGAGGTTTTATTGCGGTGATTGGAGGAGGGGCAGGCGACGGGACGGGGCGCGGAAAGATCGTGATCGCAGCCCGGTCCGAATTTGTTCGTCACGCCTACTTTAAGTACGTAGAACCATAACTGTCCAATACGATTCTCGACCGATGCGATCCCGAAAAGGATATATCCAGCCGAAGATCTCACCTGGAATTGGATAAAAAAATGGCCGGGCGGCAAACGCAGCCCGGCCGTCAGGAGACCCCGCTTCGCTCTGAAGCGGGGCCGACGCACCCGAGGGAGAGCGCGCCGGGACGCGACCGCCGCGGTGGGATGGACAAGATCGCCGCGGCGGCGCGAAGCCGAAGGAGAAGAAAAAGGCCAGGACGTCAGTTGGCCCTTTTTCAGAGCCCGAGGCTCTTAACCCGAGGTTTCGAGCCCGGGCTATTAGAATGCGAGATCGGTGCGGATGATGAAGATGTCGCCCTTGTCGCTGTTTGCGGCGACGTCGGAGCTGAGCTTGAAGTGGTTGTATTCGGGCGCGACGCTGAAGCCGGGTGCGACGACATACTTGGCGCCGACGGTGAACAGCTCGAACTTGCTGCGGCCGCGGACGGTGAGGTCGCCGGCATCCTTGGCGTTCAGGTAGCCGACACCGAGCGTGGTGGCGCCGAAGGTGTACTGGGCGCCGGCGGTCCAGACGTCCTGCTTCTCGCGGCTGACGATGGTGGCGCTGGACTTGGCATAGCCGCTGTCGCCCGACCAGGCATAGCTGCCTCCGATCTTGAAGCCGGCATAGGCCAGCGTCAGGCCGGCATGGGTCGAGGACAGATCGTCGAAGCTCGCCGCCGGGGTGGTGGTGGAGTTCTTGGCCTGGCCGCCGAGATAGAACAGGCTGCCGTTGACCGCCACGCCGCCCAGCGTGTTGGTGTAGGTGCCGCCGACTTCATAGACGTCGCGGTAGGCGCCGGTGCGGTTGGCGGAGGCCAGCGCCAGCTTGGAGCGGTTGATGTCGGTGTTGCTGCTGTCCGAGGAGGGCTGGTAGGAGGCGCCGAACTTGAAGCCGGCGAATTCCGGGGTCCAGTAGGTGGCGCGGGTGGCGCTGTTGCCGGAGATCAGCGCGCGGATGTTGCCGATGGTGACCGGCGCGTTGGCGGCGCTGTTGCCGAGCCAGGACGGGAAGGAGCCGTCGACGCCGCCGGTGCCCCAGTCGGACGGGGCGATCACGCCGCTGTCGTCGCTGGGGCCGTTCTCGACACCCAGATGCACAGTGCCGAAGCTGCCGTTGACGAACATGAAGGCGCGGTCATTGGTGACGGTGCGGACGTTGCCCGTGCCGTTCTCCGCCAGCAGGCGGATGCGGGCGCCGTATTCCAGCCCGTTGTCGGCCTTGGCCTTCGGCGTCACCAGCAAGCGCAGGCGGTTGCGGAACTCGGTGTTGCGCAGGCCGCTGTCACGGTCCTGGTTGACGTAGCCGCCCTCGAAATAGGCGTCGCCGCCAAGCGTGATGTCGAACTTCGACTGGGCCGAGGCCGAACCGGCCCCCATGACCAAGGCGAGAGAAAGGGTGGCTGCTCCAAGCAGCAGAGCGGATCTCACCATCAGGATTTCCTCTTTTAACGTTGCTTGTTATTGCGTCCAAGGTGCCAAACCGGAGCGGTCCTGCGGCCATCCTCCCGGCGGTCGGCCAGGTGGGGACGGCGATCCTGCGTCAGCGCTCCCCTGACGCAGCGAGGCGGTGTTCACTCCTTGCCGAGGGTTCCGTCGACCCTGCGCCACAGCGCGAGCGGATTGCCGTCGCGCAGGGCTTCCGGCAGCAGCTCTGCGGGGATGTCCTGATAGCAGACCGGGCGGAGGAAGCGGCGGATCGCCAGCGTGCCGACCGAGGTGCTGCGCGGGTCCGACGTCGCCGGGAACGGACCGCCATGCACCATCGCGTGGCAGACCTCGACCCCCGTCGGCCAGCCATTCGCCAGGATGCGGCCGGCCTTGCGCTCCAGCGTCGGGATCAGACCCGCCACCGCCGCCTTGTCCTCGGCATCCATCTGCACCGTCGCCGTCAGCTGTCCTTCCAGACGCTCGGCAACCGCCGTCATCGCCGCCACGTCCGGGCAGCGGATCAGCAGCGACGCGGCGCCGAACACCTCCTCCTGCAACTCCGTATCAGCCAGGAAGGCCTCAGCCGTCGTGGTGAAGAAGGCCGCCTGCGCCTGGTTCGGCCCGCTGCAGGCCAGACCGCGGGCCAGCGTCTCCACCGCAGCGCTGTCGGCCAGCTTCGCCACGCCGCTGTCGAAGGCGGCATGGATGCCCGGCGTCAGCATGGTCGAGGCGGCGCTGCCACCCAGAGCCTCCACCGCCGCCGCGACGAAGCGGTCGAGGTCCGGACCCTCCACCGCCAGCAGGATGCCGGGGTTGGTGCAGAATTGGCCGGCGCCCATGGTCAGCGAGGCGACGAAGGCCTTGCCCAGCGCCTCGGCGCGCGACGCCAGCGCCGCCGGCATCAGGAAGACCGGGTTGATGCTGCTCATCTCGGCATAGACCGGGATCGGCTCCGGCCGCCTGGCCGCCACCCCCATCAGCGCCACCCCGCCGCCGCGCGAGCCGGTGAAGCCGACCGCCTTGATGCGCGGATCGGCGACCAGCGCCGTGCCGATGTCCCGGCCATTGCCGAACAGCAGCGAGAAGACGCCCTCGGGCAGGCCGCAGGAGGCGACCGCCGCCTGGACGGCGCGGCCGACCAGTTCCGAGGTGCCGGGGTGGGCGCCATGGCCCTTGACCACCACCGGGCAGCCGGCGGCGAAGGCCGACGCGGTGTCGCCGCCCGCCACCGAGAAGGCCAGCGGGAAGTTCGACGCGCCGAACACCGCGACCGGTCCCAGCGGGATGTGGCGCTGACGCAGGTCGGCGCGCGGCAGCGGCGCGCGCGCCGGCATGGCGGGATCGATGCGGGCCTCGAGCCAGCTGCCCTCGCGCACGACCTGGGCGAACAGGCGGAGCTGACCGACGGTGCGG contains the following coding sequences:
- a CDS encoding response regulator transcription factor, coding for MQALLIEPADLIADAIGKQLALCKVNHDRLDLNGLRDLVGGHGSADITHDAIIIGDVGDTEACVAMLRARNVTAAIICLIERRCANTTAGILRAGADDVLVKPVVSTEIRARLEAIRRRSYGLTSNAVTVGRLTVFLDGRDPEVDGERLRLSQREHAILSVLALNHRRVVSKEHIYEEVYGLSGSDPLDKVIDVYICKLRKKIDTATGGGRYIETVYGRGYKFEAPPDHVAPDRAKLMLDRWSNAGALAAPRVPFIPPVVPRAATRVTAR
- a CDS encoding phospholipase D-like domain-containing protein; this translates as MSATPGTARRGFIPTPAGPVLVPGRTCWRLEKADRMAVIIDAAAYFARIKAAILHARHTVMLIGWDFDTRIKLEPDDPMPDVPNELGDFLSWIVRVRPDLTINVLKWDLSVLKMPFRGRTPLVLLDWMSSRRLRFRLDSAHPPGACHHQKIAIIDDALAFCGGIDMTTDRWDTPDHRDGDPRRVRPNGQPYGPFHDVTTAVDGDAARALGDLARERWRRATGEELIPPPPVEPYWPENLEPDFRDIPVAIARTDPMADDEGRDKTGKRGVREIEALYLAAIAAARRFIYLESQYFASQRIVGAIAARLAEPDGPEVVVVNPERTPGWVEEEAMGSARSLLVQRLRERDPQGRFRILAPVTAGGQGIYVHAKVLVVDDRLLRVGSSNINNRSQGLDSECDLAIESPDGACPDGERPEVCRAIRSVRTRLMAEHLGVAVEEVERTEEATGSLTATVDRLMRPDGRSLRPLEPEPLSEAECRLVDDRLLDPDRPEPMAATILRGATLFGDVNRTAWRVGAGVAAGAAIMTVAAVGLAVLARRNGLGKNFREG
- a CDS encoding aldose epimerase family protein, with translation MPIERFLFDTHEGRPVEGFILSAGGLETTLTAHGARLVRMLVPGRDGVSADVVLGFDRLADYLASDAYFGATCGRYGNRIGGAAFSLDGVRYGLAVNEPPNQLHGGPDGFDRRIWDAQVEEAENAVTFTLVSPDGDQGYPGTLTATTRYQLGEDGVLDIRMTATTDRATIVNIVHHSYWNLGGHASGDLRDHRLTVRGGFTTPVGADLIPTGEVRPVDGTPFDLRGGVVLSEALDAVGGFGFDHNWCLEGPAGELRPVAVLEHPGSGRRMELATDQPGLQVYTGGYLSEKIVGKGGQPYRRFAGLALECQRFPGSPNIGHFPSARLDPGETYRHRMQLRFRTS
- the yjfF gene encoding galactofuranose ABC transporter, permease protein YjfF, which produces MTGALQRFLPLIVTTAVLVVGFLICAAQFPNFASWRVVGNLLTDNAFLGITAVGMTFVILSGGIDLSVGAVIGFTTVLLAVLIEQGGWHPIPAFAVALIAAGGFGAAMGGVIHVFQMPPFIVTLAGMFIARGLGFVLTTDSVPINHPLYGELNDMALRFDFGLKLSLPALLMLGVVLAAVVLAHWTRFGANLYALGGNRQSAELMGVPVARTTVAVYGLSGLLAGLAGIVFSLYTGAGYSLAATGVELDTITAVVIGGTQLTGGYGYVVGTFVGVLIQGLIQTYITFDGSLSSWWTKIAIGVLLFVFILLQKGLLVVWAGRGGEPAEA
- a CDS encoding ABC transporter permease, with amino-acid sequence MTLSAPGPSRNLPQYGALIAVLLANWLLFPDFFAIRLQDGRLFGSLIDVLNRGAPVALLAIGMTMVIATRGVDLSVGAVMAISGAIAATMTGAGWSLPAVLAASLAAGLLCGLWNGLLVAVLRIQPIIATLILMVAGRGIAQLVTEGQIVTFTSPALAFIGSGSFLTVPMPVVLTIVALAVTALLVRATALGLMIEAVGVNRLSSAGAGVNTPVVLVAVYVWCGLCAAVAGLIVTADIRGADANNAGLWLELDAILAVVVGGTSLLGGRFGLVLSVVGALIIQSMNTGILLSGFKPEFNLIVKAGVLLVVLLLQSPALTLLLPRPKGARPIGTVKPPVAPTSGGAKP
- the ytfR gene encoding galactofuranose ABC transporter, ATP-binding protein YtfR, translated to MTASTAPPSASSSGPLLAIRGLSKAFLGVQALDGVDFTLRHGEIHALLGENGAGKSTLIKTLTGVYQRDGGTVALEGREIAPRGVEEAQRLHIGTVYQEVNLLPNLSVAENLFLGRQPMRWGLVDRGAMRRRARAVLQPYGLSIDVTAPLGRFSVATQQIIAIARAVDMSAKVLILDEPTASLDAQEVAVLFRVMRTLRSRGIGIVFVTHFLDQVYEVCDSITVLRNGRLVGERRTADLPRLDLVAMMLGRELEAAAHRIDLGPAEVDSRPPLASFKGFGKARSVEPFDLDIRPGEVVALAGLLGSGRTETVRLVFGMDRADKGEAAVDGQAVRLKGPRDAVQLGFGFCPEDRKKEGIVGELSVRENIILALQARQGWLKPIPRRRQEEIADRFIRLLDIRTPDAERPIQLLSGGNQQKALLARWLATEPRLLILDEPTRGIDVGAHAEIIRLIERLCADGMALLVVSSELEEIVAYSRRVVVLRDRRHVAELRGGEVSVERIVAAIASETPATGSGAEVRQ
- the ytfQ gene encoding galactofuranose ABC transporter, galactofuranose-binding protein YtfQ — translated: MSRKWVISAATAAAALFIGLGGVQAADKKLVVGFSQIGSESGWRAAETKTAKAEADKRGIDLKISDAQQKQENQIKAVRSFVAQGVDAIFIAPVVATGWDSVLKEAKEAKIPVVLLDRQIETKDQSLYMTAVTSDTVHEGRVAGEWLAKQTGGKCAVVELQGTVGSSPAINRKKGFDEIVAKNPGMKIIRTQSGDFTRAKGKEVMESFIKAENGGKGICAVYAHNDDMAVGAIQAIKEAGLKPGKDILVVSIDGVPDIFKAMAEGEANATVELTPNMAGPAYDALIAFKKDGKAPPKWIQTESKLFTPDTAKAEYERRKDAY